Proteins encoded by one window of Blautia faecicola:
- a CDS encoding BlaI/MecI/CopY family transcriptional regulator yields MFSALSNSELLIMQYLWQQNVPQTFSQIKEHFAETGWKKQTINTFLIRLIQKGYLESDHSQAKTHYKVLISADEYYHAYTHQILNESFHGSLTNFISAFTGNQTISASEKEELIDFLKGL; encoded by the coding sequence ATGTTTTCCGCTTTAAGTAATTCCGAACTATTAATCATGCAATATCTCTGGCAGCAAAATGTTCCTCAGACTTTTTCTCAGATAAAAGAACATTTTGCCGAAACTGGATGGAAAAAACAGACAATCAATACTTTTTTGATCCGTCTGATTCAAAAGGGATATCTGGAATCCGATCACAGTCAGGCAAAAACACATTATAAGGTACTGATTTCTGCTGATGAATATTATCATGCTTATACACATCAGATTCTAAATGAATCTTTTCATGGTTCTTTAACGAATTTTATCAGTGCATTCACTGGAAACCAAACCATCAGCGCTTCTGAAAAAGAAGAACTCATCGATTTTCTGAAAGGTTTATAA
- a CDS encoding YhgE/Pip domain-containing protein, producing the protein MLKQEWKSLFHNKILLLVVIVIALIPAIYAGLFLASMWDPYGNVDKLPVAIVNEDEPAEYGDTTLTVGDQLVDNLKENDSLAFNFVDADVANEGLKNGTYYMVITIPKDFSANAATVMDEQPQKMVLNYETNPGTNYIASKLSETALGKIKTSIREEVTKTYAEAIFDQIGTAGDGMQEAADGAQQIKDGMDDASDGNKKITDNLKVLADSTLTFKEGSEELTEGLKSYTDGVAQVNDGAKQLDDGVSTLTASLPTLTNGVDRLNSGVKEYTDGVATLNSNSEALNSGSKQLAEGSEQLKEGAATLNSGTQTYVAGVNQLSGGLLGVNGANGYITGVNSLTTGLLGSDQSAGYIDGVEQLATGAKQLSGLTGIGQVYAGIVNLNTAISGATTEGTLQNGTAALKAGIKQIQDQVSTLQNTTSAEGLKKLSTGLSSAKTGMENASAASTKAAEISGQVESSIEALPGQLSTALGSYMDVVNAAVADGNSKIAKANEQITAANDKLKNVQSVADQLTALSAKAAEDGTVQVSAEILKSLANTLSSVQGGASTVDSVSADTYTAKAAAVTKGINDQLSASQTSLNTAKAGLEKIASGLNDGAKQLADGASAIPSDIPSEPVQALSDGLAQVYAGATKVDTGVGQVAAGLTQLQTSTASFPAAAKGVEALNAGFETLTANDATLKAGATQLQQAGTTVAAGATQLLANGSALTAGTAQAAAGTETLAAGAQTLTAGLATYTAGVSTLNSNSAALTGGTQQLADGAKTLGSGATTLANGTSTLYNGTKTLVANNNTLNSGAAQLTDGAGQIRDGSSQLYDGSKELGDGLKKLDDGSDTLQSSLADGAETVKENKAEDVNYEMIAAPVDDDEAKMTEVPNNGHAMAPYMMSVGLWVGALAFCLMYPLTKYNGKLKSGFAWWGSKASVLYPLAILQGILVIFLLHVFDGFTPAQMGKAVAFACLTSVAFTSIMYFFNISLGKVGSFLMLVFMVIQLAGSAGTYPVQLSPEFVAKIHAWVPFTYSVDAFRSVICAGESIQTPVIVMCVITIVFTILTIIEFQFRTRRIKAGKPIFHDFLEAKGLA; encoded by the coding sequence ATGCTAAAACAAGAGTGGAAAAGTTTATTTCACAACAAGATTTTGCTTTTAGTAGTCATCGTAATTGCGCTGATCCCTGCGATTTACGCGGGGCTTTTCCTGGCATCCATGTGGGATCCCTACGGAAATGTGGATAAACTTCCAGTAGCCATCGTCAATGAAGATGAGCCAGCCGAGTACGGAGATACTACACTGACAGTTGGAGATCAACTGGTGGATAATCTGAAAGAAAATGATTCACTGGCATTCAACTTTGTAGACGCAGATGTGGCAAACGAAGGTCTGAAAAATGGTACGTATTATATGGTAATTACCATTCCGAAAGATTTCTCAGCCAATGCGGCAACCGTGATGGATGAGCAGCCACAGAAAATGGTTCTGAACTACGAGACGAACCCGGGAACCAACTACATCGCCTCCAAATTAAGCGAGACGGCGCTCGGTAAGATCAAAACCAGCATCCGCGAGGAAGTAACCAAGACATATGCGGAAGCAATTTTTGATCAGATCGGAACCGCCGGAGACGGTATGCAGGAAGCAGCCGACGGCGCACAGCAGATCAAGGATGGTATGGATGATGCCTCCGATGGAAATAAGAAAATCACGGATAACCTGAAAGTTCTGGCAGACAGTACGCTGACTTTTAAAGAGGGATCCGAGGAACTGACCGAAGGTCTGAAATCTTACACCGACGGTGTCGCTCAGGTCAATGACGGAGCGAAACAGCTGGATGACGGTGTCAGCACACTGACCGCAAGTCTTCCGACACTGACTAACGGTGTGGATCGGCTGAACTCCGGTGTGAAAGAATACACCGATGGCGTAGCAACCCTGAACAGCAACTCCGAGGCACTGAATTCCGGAAGTAAACAGCTGGCAGAGGGAAGTGAGCAGCTGAAAGAAGGAGCCGCAACCCTGAACAGTGGAACACAGACCTATGTAGCCGGTGTGAATCAGTTGTCCGGCGGTCTGCTTGGTGTCAATGGCGCCAACGGATATATTACCGGTGTGAATTCTCTGACCACAGGACTTCTGGGAAGTGACCAGAGTGCAGGTTATATCGACGGTGTGGAACAGCTGGCGACAGGAGCAAAACAACTGTCCGGTCTGACCGGTATCGGTCAGGTATATGCCGGAATCGTGAACCTGAACACCGCAATATCCGGAGCTACTACAGAAGGAACACTGCAGAATGGAACCGCCGCTTTGAAAGCAGGTATCAAACAGATTCAGGATCAGGTATCTACCTTACAGAATACCACCAGTGCAGAAGGCTTAAAGAAGCTGAGCACAGGACTTTCCAGTGCAAAAACAGGTATGGAAAATGCAAGTGCAGCATCCACAAAAGCGGCTGAGATTTCCGGTCAGGTGGAAAGTAGCATCGAAGCATTGCCTGGACAGTTATCTACTGCATTGGGAAGTTACATGGATGTGGTAAATGCAGCTGTTGCAGATGGAAACAGTAAAATCGCAAAAGCGAACGAACAGATTACAGCTGCAAATGATAAACTGAAAAATGTACAGTCTGTAGCGGATCAGCTGACAGCACTCAGTGCAAAAGCAGCAGAAGACGGAACCGTACAGGTATCCGCAGAGATATTAAAGAGTCTGGCAAATACATTAAGCAGTGTACAGGGCGGTGCAAGTACAGTGGATTCTGTAAGCGCAGATACCTACACTGCAAAAGCAGCAGCAGTCACAAAAGGAATTAACGATCAGCTGAGTGCAAGCCAGACATCACTGAACACTGCAAAAGCCGGACTGGAAAAAATTGCTTCCGGACTGAATGACGGAGCAAAACAGCTTGCAGACGGAGCTTCTGCAATCCCATCTGATATCCCGTCGGAGCCGGTGCAGGCACTTTCCGACGGACTGGCTCAGGTATATGCAGGAGCCACAAAGGTAGATACCGGTGTCGGTCAGGTGGCAGCAGGTCTGACACAGCTGCAAACTTCTACAGCATCTTTCCCGGCAGCAGCCAAGGGTGTTGAGGCACTGAATGCAGGATTTGAAACACTGACAGCAAACGATGCGACACTGAAAGCCGGAGCAACACAGCTGCAGCAGGCAGGAACTACCGTAGCAGCCGGAGCAACACAGCTTCTTGCAAATGGTTCAGCCCTGACAGCCGGAACTGCACAGGCAGCAGCCGGAACAGAAACTCTGGCAGCCGGTGCACAGACATTAACTGCCGGTCTTGCAACGTATACCGCTGGTGTATCTACTCTGAACAGTAACAGCGCAGCCCTGACAGGCGGAACACAGCAGCTTGCCGATGGTGCAAAGACGCTGGGAAGCGGAGCAACCACACTGGCAAATGGTACTTCTACCTTATATAATGGAACAAAAACTTTAGTAGCAAATAATAACACCTTAAACAGCGGTGCTGCACAGCTTACCGATGGCGCCGGTCAGATCCGGGATGGATCCAGTCAGTTATATGACGGTTCCAAAGAGCTGGGTGATGGATTAAAGAAACTGGACGATGGTTCCGATACCCTCCAGAGCAGTCTGGCAGACGGAGCCGAAACCGTAAAAGAAAATAAAGCAGAAGATGTGAACTATGAGATGATCGCAGCTCCTGTAGATGATGATGAAGCAAAAATGACAGAAGTACCGAACAACGGTCATGCGATGGCACCGTATATGATGTCCGTAGGTCTGTGGGTTGGAGCACTTGCCTTCTGTCTGATGTATCCGCTGACAAAATACAACGGAAAATTAAAATCCGGATTCGCATGGTGGGGAAGCAAAGCTTCTGTATTATATCCACTGGCAATCCTGCAGGGTATCCTGGTGATCTTCCTGCTTCATGTATTTGACGGATTTACCCCGGCCCAGATGGGTAAAGCAGTGGCATTTGCCTGCCTGACTTCCGTGGCATTTACCTCGATCATGTACTTCTTCAATATCAGCCTTGGTAAAGTAGGAAGCTTCCTGATGCTGGTATTCATGGTTATCCAGCTGGCAGGTTCTGCCGGAACCTATCCGGTACAGCTTTCACCGGAATTCGTAGCGAAGATCCATGCATGGGTACCGTTCACTTATTCCGTAGATGCTTTCCGAAGTGTCATCTGCGCAGGAGAAAGCATCCAGACACCAGTCATCGTTATGTGTGTGATCACAATCGTATTTACGATCCTGACCATCATCGAATTCCAGTTCCGTACCAGACGCATCAAAGCAGGAAAACCAATTTTCCATGATTTCCTGGAAGCAAAAGGACTGGCATAA
- a CDS encoding DUF6783 domain-containing protein: MHAPLCGIFYLHSVDVARYAALIQAKSPTNCDAHLAESLFQTRSRTFCLYLYLFQWNILSADKNIFADRRISQTVVLSCAEFKTFVAKLRGASEIIL; this comes from the coding sequence CTGCACGCCCCACTTTGCGGCATATTTTACCTTCATTCGGTTGACGTAGCCCGCTACGCCGCCCTCATTCAGGCAAAATCTCCCACAAACTGTGACGCACATCTTGCAGAAAGCCTTTTTCAAACACGCTCTAGAACTTTCTGTTTATATCTGTATTTGTTTCAGTGGAATATTCTGTCAGCGGACAAAAATATTTTTGCAGATCGTCGTATTTCTCAGACCGTTGTCCTTTCCTGCGCAGAATTTAAAACTTTTGTTGCAAAATTACGAGGCGCTTCGGAAATAATATTGTGA
- a CDS encoding DUF6783 domain-containing protein, which yields MCVTVCGRFCLNEGGVAGYVNRMKVKYAAKWGVQIAGMIFQARSRVEICFYTNFNSGTFCSYLLNCYIYLSFLFSYYFSMFLCFYYHTQFS from the coding sequence ATGTGCGTCACAGTTTGTGGGAGATTTTGCCTGAATGAGGGCGGCGTAGCGGGCTACGTCAACCGAATGAAGGTAAAATATGCCGCAAAGTGGGGCGTGCAGATTGCAGGAATGATTTTTCAAGCACGCTCTAGGGTCGAAATCTGCTTTTACACCAATTTCAACTCTGGAACTTTCTGTTCATATCTGCTGAACTGTTACATATATTTATCGTTTTTATTTTCCTATTATTTTTCTATGTTTTTATGTTTTTATTATCATACACAATTTTCCTGA
- a CDS encoding TetR/AcrR family transcriptional regulator, which yields METKKGEKMDRRVRKTRAQLRAGLARLMQQKNIKEITVKELVDEIDINRSTFYLHYTDIYQMLQSIEGELMEDILEAIKEHPLDPGMKEEGYSFAIQLFRILAANKDICAALMGPNGDMAFVEKIEKLVEDAVLPELFTMFPQNVNDIKYAYAFCINGCVGMIKCWLTGDSDDTPEHMAYLTHNIISEAPRNFATKVLNSAQERTTV from the coding sequence ATGGAAACGAAAAAAGGAGAAAAAATGGATCGCCGGGTGCGAAAAACCCGTGCACAGCTTCGCGCCGGTCTTGCCAGACTGATGCAGCAGAAAAATATTAAAGAAATCACGGTAAAAGAACTGGTGGATGAGATTGATATCAACCGTTCCACTTTTTATCTGCATTACACAGACATTTACCAGATGCTTCAGAGCATAGAGGGCGAACTGATGGAAGATATTCTGGAAGCCATCAAAGAGCATCCGCTGGATCCGGGAATGAAAGAAGAAGGTTATTCTTTTGCCATCCAGCTGTTTCGGATTCTGGCTGCCAACAAGGATATCTGTGCGGCACTGATGGGGCCGAACGGCGATATGGCTTTTGTGGAAAAGATTGAAAAACTGGTCGAGGACGCTGTTTTGCCGGAACTTTTTACGATGTTCCCACAGAATGTCAACGACATCAAATACGCCTACGCTTTCTGCATCAACGGCTGCGTGGGAATGATCAAATGCTGGCTCACCGGTGATTCCGACGATACTCCGGAGCACATGGCATATCTGACTCACAATATTATTTCCGAAGCGCCTCGTAATTTTGCAACAAAAGTTTTAAATTCTGCGCAGGAAAGGACAACGGTCTGA